One window from the genome of Deinococcus sp. NW-56 encodes:
- a CDS encoding NAD-dependent deacylase: MTLEQARAALRSARRVAVLTGAGVSAESGIPTFRDAQTGHWSRFRPEDLASPEAYRRDPETVWQWYAGRYRDVSRAQPNEAHHLLARLERGKGEGFFLATQNVDGLHARAGSERLVELHGNLSTARCEACGTVAPLPDPEAFTPPPSCPVCGSRMRPNIVWFGEFLPELALEAAARAFEEAEVALIVGTSGQVYPAAGLALETRRAGGMVIEVNPDETELTPYMNCSVRDVASRGLAALMGEG; the protein is encoded by the coding sequence ATGACCCTGGAACAGGCCCGCGCCGCCCTGCGTTCCGCTCGCCGAGTGGCCGTCCTGACCGGCGCGGGTGTGAGCGCCGAAAGTGGCATCCCCACCTTCCGCGACGCGCAGACGGGGCACTGGTCCCGCTTTCGCCCGGAGGACCTCGCCAGCCCGGAGGCGTACCGCCGTGACCCGGAGACGGTGTGGCAGTGGTACGCGGGCCGTTACCGGGACGTGAGCCGGGCGCAGCCGAACGAGGCGCACCACCTCCTCGCCCGGCTGGAGCGGGGGAAGGGCGAGGGCTTTTTCCTCGCCACCCAGAATGTGGACGGCCTGCACGCGCGGGCGGGCAGCGAGCGCCTCGTGGAGCTGCACGGCAACCTGAGCACCGCCCGCTGCGAGGCGTGCGGGACGGTCGCGCCTCTGCCCGACCCAGAAGCCTTCACGCCGCCGCCGAGTTGCCCGGTGTGCGGCTCCCGGATGCGCCCCAACATCGTCTGGTTCGGGGAATTCTTACCCGAGCTCGCGTTGGAGGCCGCCGCCCGCGCCTTCGAGGAGGCAGAGGTCGCCCTGATCGTCGGCACCAGCGGCCAGGTCTATCCGGCGGCGGGCCTCGCGCTGGAGACGCGGCGGGCGGGGGGAATGGTGATCGAGGTCAACCCCGACGAGACCGAACTCACGCCGTATATGAATTGCAGCGTGCGGGACGTGGCCTCACGGGGGCTGGCGGCGCTGATGGGGGAGGGCTGA
- the mscL gene encoding large conductance mechanosensitive channel protein MscL, with protein MLRGFRDFVLRGNVVDLAVGVVIGAAFTGIVTAFSNSFINPLIKAVTGGGAQVGGTFTLNGAVFDYGAFITALLNFLIVAAILYFLVVTPVNRINERFKREDKPAVAEPSNEEKLLAEIRDELRRRT; from the coding sequence ATGCTCAGAGGGTTCCGGGATTTCGTGCTGCGCGGCAACGTCGTGGACCTCGCGGTCGGTGTGGTGATCGGGGCCGCCTTCACCGGCATCGTGACGGCCTTTTCGAACAGCTTCATCAATCCGCTGATCAAGGCGGTCACTGGGGGTGGGGCGCAGGTGGGCGGCACCTTCACGCTGAACGGAGCGGTGTTCGACTACGGCGCCTTTATCACGGCGCTGCTGAACTTCCTGATCGTGGCGGCCATCCTGTATTTCCTGGTGGTCACCCCGGTCAACCGCATCAACGAACGCTTCAAGCGCGAGGACAAGCCCGCCGTGGCCGAACCCAGCAACGAGGAAAAGCTCCTCGCCGAGATTCGGGACGAACTGCGCCGACGGACTTGA
- a CDS encoding VWA domain-containing protein: protein MARVTRYSKFEGELDQLDSSELMQMIQEALLGQGMNDPYDPDPNARPSMDDLFDAILEALADRGMIPEEQLLEALQADDVRETPLGQQIERLMDKLQQDGFIRKEFDEEPGQGGQGQSGESRFQLTDKSIDFLGYKSLRDLMGGLGRSSAGAHDTREYASGVEMTGELKNYEFGDTLNLDTTATLGNVISKGFDQLEESDLVIRQAEYNSSAATVVLLDCSHSMILYGEDRFTPAKQVALALAHLIRTQYPGDTVKFVLFHDSAEEVPVAKLAQAQIGPYHTNTAGGLRLAQQLLKRENKDMKQIVMITDGKPSALTLPDGRIYKNAYGLDPYVLGATLREVANCRRSGIQVNTFMLARDPELVGFVRRVSEMTRGKAYFTTPQNIGQYVLMDFVTNKTKLVN from the coding sequence ATGGCGCGTGTCACGCGGTACAGCAAGTTCGAGGGCGAACTCGACCAGCTCGACTCCAGCGAGCTGATGCAGATGATTCAGGAAGCGCTGCTGGGGCAGGGCATGAACGACCCCTACGACCCCGACCCCAATGCGCGGCCCAGCATGGACGACCTCTTCGACGCGATTCTGGAGGCGCTGGCCGACCGGGGCATGATCCCCGAAGAGCAGTTGCTGGAGGCCCTGCAAGCCGACGACGTGCGCGAGACGCCGCTGGGTCAGCAGATCGAGCGCCTGATGGACAAGCTCCAGCAGGACGGCTTTATTCGCAAGGAATTCGACGAGGAGCCGGGGCAGGGCGGCCAGGGGCAGAGCGGGGAGTCGCGCTTTCAGCTCACCGACAAGAGCATCGATTTCCTGGGCTACAAGAGCCTGCGCGACCTGATGGGGGGGCTGGGCCGCTCCAGCGCGGGCGCCCACGACACCCGTGAGTACGCTTCCGGCGTGGAGATGACCGGCGAACTCAAGAACTACGAGTTCGGGGACACCCTCAATCTCGATACGACCGCCACGCTGGGGAACGTGATTTCCAAGGGCTTCGACCAGCTTGAGGAATCCGACCTGGTGATCCGGCAGGCCGAGTACAACTCGTCGGCGGCGACGGTCGTGCTGCTGGACTGCTCGCACTCCATGATCCTGTACGGCGAGGACCGCTTCACGCCCGCCAAGCAGGTGGCGCTGGCGCTCGCGCACCTGATCCGCACCCAGTACCCCGGCGACACGGTCAAGTTCGTGCTGTTCCACGACTCGGCCGAGGAAGTGCCGGTCGCCAAGCTCGCGCAGGCACAGATCGGGCCGTACCACACCAACACGGCGGGAGGGCTGCGGCTCGCCCAGCAACTGCTGAAGCGCGAGAACAAGGACATGAAGCAGATCGTGATGATCACCGACGGCAAGCCCTCGGCCCTCACGCTGCCCGACGGCCGCATCTACAAGAACGCGTATGGCCTCGACCCCTACGTGCTAGGTGCGACCCTGCGCGAGGTCGCCAACTGCCGAAGAAGTGGCATTCAGGTCAACACCTTCATGCTGGCCCGCGACCCCGAACTCGTGGGCTTCGTGCGCCGGGTCTCTGAGATGACGCGCGGCAAGGCCTACTTCACGACCCCGCAGAACATCGGCCAGTACGTGCTGATGGACTTCGTGACGAATAAGACGAAGCTGGTGAATTAG
- a CDS encoding RNA 2'-phosphotransferase: MTDEQLSRRLSYLLRHAPDKMNVTLEPGGWAPVDAVLRTLRVPRSRLERVVAADRKGRYTLQGERIRANQGHSVEVDLRLPLTVPPPLLYHGTHAGVLNAIRAEGLRPMGRHHVHLSRDEGAARQVGARRGRSVVLRVQAGRMYGAGHPFYRSENGVWLAEAVPPEFLEFPAGE, encoded by the coding sequence ATGACCGACGAGCAACTCTCCCGCCGCCTCTCCTACCTGCTGCGGCATGCGCCCGACAAGATGAATGTGACGTTGGAGCCGGGCGGCTGGGCACCCGTGGACGCCGTGCTGCGGACCTTGCGGGTGCCCCGGTCCCGGCTGGAGCGGGTGGTCGCCGCCGACCGCAAGGGGCGCTACACGCTTCAGGGTGAGCGTATCCGCGCCAACCAGGGCCACAGCGTGGAGGTGGACTTGCGGCTGCCGCTCACCGTGCCGCCGCCCCTGCTGTACCACGGCACCCACGCGGGCGTGCTGAACGCCATTCGCGCGGAGGGCCTCAGGCCGATGGGCCGCCACCACGTCCACCTCTCGCGCGACGAGGGGGCGGCGCGGCAGGTGGGGGCACGGCGGGGAAGGTCGGTCGTGCTGAGGGTGCAGGCGGGGCGGATGTACGGAGCCGGGCACCCCTTCTACCGCAGCGAGAACGGCGTGTGGCTGGCAGAGGCCGTGCCGCCCGAGTTTCTGGAGTTTCCGGCGGGGGAGTAG
- a CDS encoding DinB family protein, producing the protein MTLNPAELHARTFRMHREALMDLYAELSEEHGSSAAWEGGMSFIGQADHLADSSVMMLGMIAGQAPQRPAPGGGSASVAEVRERLRQTTEQVASAVAALTEEDLARSVPAFGGRPLPVAALLDMLIGHEAHHKGQVWVMARQVGVKPPMFVKMG; encoded by the coding sequence ATGACCCTAAACCCCGCCGAGCTGCACGCCCGCACCTTCCGGATGCACCGCGAGGCCCTGATGGACCTCTACGCCGAGCTATCTGAGGAGCACGGCTCCTCCGCCGCGTGGGAAGGCGGCATGAGCTTTATCGGGCAGGCCGACCACCTCGCGGACAGCAGCGTGATGATGTTGGGCATGATCGCCGGGCAGGCCCCCCAGCGCCCCGCTCCCGGCGGCGGCAGCGCCAGCGTCGCCGAGGTGCGCGAGCGGCTGCGCCAGACCACCGAGCAGGTGGCCTCGGCCGTCGCCGCCCTGACCGAGGAGGACCTCGCCCGCAGCGTGCCCGCCTTCGGGGGCCGCCCCCTCCCCGTCGCCGCGCTGCTCGACATGCTGATCGGCCACGAGGCCCACCACAAGGGCCAGGTCTGGGTGATGGCCCGGCAGGTGGGGGTCAAGCCGCCGATGTTCGTGAAGATGGGGTAA
- a CDS encoding DUF11 domain-containing protein encodes MKSTPTLLLVLLGTALAQGTSPLMLNLTQSLIQTVQEGGKATEKRTPNYTKVRPGDLLAQTVTARNVSAKALANVAVRLPVPAGHVYVAPDGTAPAGVRTEYSIDGGKTFAPAPLKRKVTVTENGKTVIKEVEVKPGEYQAVRWTIAALPAGTEKTLGFRVQVK; translated from the coding sequence ATGAAGTCCACGCCCACATTGCTGCTGGTCCTCCTGGGTACGGCCCTGGCCCAGGGCACCTCGCCCCTGATGCTGAACCTGACCCAGTCGCTGATCCAGACTGTTCAGGAAGGCGGCAAGGCGACCGAGAAGCGCACGCCGAACTACACCAAAGTTCGCCCCGGCGACCTGCTCGCGCAGACCGTCACTGCCCGCAACGTCAGCGCCAAAGCTCTGGCGAACGTGGCCGTGCGGCTGCCGGTTCCCGCCGGGCACGTGTACGTCGCGCCCGACGGAACCGCTCCCGCGGGCGTGCGCACCGAGTACTCCATCGATGGGGGCAAGACCTTTGCCCCCGCGCCCCTGAAGAGAAAAGTCACTGTGACCGAAAACGGCAAGACCGTGATCAAAGAGGTCGAGGTCAAACCGGGTGAGTACCAGGCGGTCCGCTGGACCATCGCTGCGCTGCCCGCCGGAACCGAGAAGACCCTCGGGTTCCGCGTGCAGGTGAAGTGA
- a CDS encoding DUF512 domain-containing protein: MPQPTEVFPAPIKTVEPGSPADRAGVRPGDLLIRVNGESVTDVLAYRWRLSQGRATLEISRPVERPSVLSGVLGVAQDHHRLEYDPAAPTFTFDVEWEDPGLDFEEVLFDGIKKCANKCDFCYVHQMPRGFRKSLYIMDDDYRLSFLYGSFVTLTNLTEGDINRILDENLSPLYVSVHTANQDLRQDLMKWWKLKVKDPQAVQIRSMIERLESIDLYTQIVLVPGRNDREHLDDTVEYLSSRPNVISAAVVPIGLTGHRKNLPDVRTFTREEAQDTLARLNRWRKQFLAERGTRFVFPSDELYLLAGEPLPTEEEYEGFPMLENGVGMIRDFLTEGLPELPAALPAPRKVILGTGLLFAESLDRAVEPLRQIGGLEIEVRAVENKTFGRVTTVAGLLTGRCFRHAVKPGEADLLIVPPTTLRYGTELMLDDTSLSELRTEFRMDVRPGGATLGELARVILDGVQSSGHQWGMSAHAVKESRGQA, translated from the coding sequence ATGCCGCAACCGACCGAGGTGTTTCCCGCACCGATCAAGACCGTGGAACCGGGCAGCCCCGCCGACCGCGCGGGCGTCCGGCCCGGCGACCTGCTGATCCGGGTGAACGGGGAGAGCGTGACCGACGTGCTGGCTTACCGCTGGCGCCTCTCGCAGGGACGGGCGACGCTGGAAATCAGCCGCCCGGTGGAGCGCCCCTCGGTGCTTAGCGGCGTGCTGGGCGTGGCGCAGGACCACCACCGCCTGGAATATGACCCGGCCGCACCCACCTTCACCTTCGACGTGGAGTGGGAAGACCCCGGCCTCGACTTCGAGGAAGTGCTGTTCGACGGCATCAAGAAGTGCGCCAACAAGTGCGACTTCTGCTACGTCCACCAGATGCCGCGCGGCTTTCGCAAGAGCCTCTACATCATGGACGACGATTACCGCCTGTCCTTTCTGTACGGCTCTTTCGTCACCCTGACCAACCTCACCGAAGGTGACATCAACCGCATCCTCGACGAGAACCTCTCGCCGCTGTACGTCTCGGTCCACACCGCCAATCAGGACCTGCGGCAGGACCTGATGAAGTGGTGGAAGCTCAAGGTCAAGGACCCCCAAGCCGTGCAGATCAGGTCCATGATCGAGCGGCTGGAATCCATCGACCTGTACACCCAGATCGTCCTCGTGCCGGGCCGCAACGACCGCGAGCACCTCGACGACACGGTGGAGTACCTCAGCAGCCGCCCCAACGTGATCTCGGCGGCGGTGGTGCCCATCGGCCTGACCGGGCACCGCAAGAACCTGCCTGACGTGCGGACCTTCACGCGGGAGGAGGCGCAGGATACCCTCGCCCGCCTGAACCGCTGGCGCAAGCAGTTCCTGGCCGAGCGCGGCACCCGTTTCGTCTTCCCCTCCGACGAGCTGTACCTGCTCGCCGGAGAGCCGCTCCCCACCGAGGAGGAATACGAGGGCTTCCCCATGCTGGAAAACGGCGTGGGCATGATCCGCGACTTTCTGACCGAGGGGCTGCCGGAGCTGCCCGCCGCCCTGCCCGCGCCCCGCAAGGTGATCCTGGGGACGGGGCTGCTGTTCGCCGAGTCGCTGGACCGGGCCGTGGAACCGCTGCGCCAGATTGGGGGCCTGGAGATCGAGGTCCGGGCGGTGGAGAACAAGACCTTCGGGCGCGTGACCACCGTGGCGGGTCTGCTGACGGGCCGCTGCTTCCGGCATGCGGTCAAGCCTGGCGAGGCCGACCTGCTGATCGTGCCGCCGACCACCCTGCGTTACGGCACTGAGCTGATGCTGGACGACACCAGCCTCTCCGAGCTGCGGACCGAGTTCCGAATGGACGTGCGTCCCGGTGGGGCGACCCTGGGCGAGCTCGCCCGCGTCATCCTCGACGGCGTGCAGAGCAGCGGCCACCAGTGGGGCATGAGCGCCCACGCGGTCAAGGAGAGCCGGGGGCAGGCCTAG
- a CDS encoding DUF11 domain-containing protein, with protein MKHPPLALLIPGLLAGAFAAGAQAQTATRQIPAGTEITNQATATFEPLTPGGVASAESNLVRTVVQGVCAVSVSPDGTVQAPGQSAALLPGEGTTFSYTVVNSGNDRFTLPLSVRTEPGSAHAPAMRLVLDTNGNGVADAGEEEAGSLTLAAGDAARVLLAVETAGSAGGDAFVNLVASCGGGQQDDNNVSRVRVGPPPVLAVDKSFTPALVRPGTETTVTVTTRNAGGSDSREVVLTDPLAEQIAQGLVYVPGSANASAGVLEYTADGVTWGATEPAGVRGVRVRAASLAAGADLTLTFRMRATEAAENRVIPNVATAVTGRQQAQGRASADVRYQPGVALGPVGEPEAPENTPADLQTKPFAVVGQEVCFDHTLKNTGDVRDLFTVTVTYPQGAATARLTGADGAPLVQPLPLDPGGTALVRVCYDATQAGGLEALLTASGTRGTSNTTRDVVQAVEAGLPELLKTVSPAPERTVAQGEELTYTLRVRNPYTRPLTGVTVSDPLPGHVDFVEASAGGRVSGEAGAQTVSWSVGTLQPGETRSFTVRARVSTRAVDGEALKNVFNMVSTEFPTPLPSNEVRSPVWSAALRITKVVSSAQAAPGDRLTYTLRIQNLSPTTAIVDAVVTDTPARGLEYLAGTSTLAGQPLSDPTNTSGVLRWKIGVIPAGGTVQVTYQTRVTAQATGELINRVTVEGNGAGGNARAIASNVATAVTRLNLGAFAPLADLLGTVFVDRNRNGVFDEGVDTPVERARVLLAGGRLVLTDAAGRYHFAGVPLGTHALRLDPGSVPYLPLNVPGDGGLPGTRTVHVRGLTGVDFPLAPLGGEVAALRRTTLTVGGLRVEKSLQRTPEGYVVTLRLVSASDLAEFELQDALPPGAALKDGRNTLSGTLKAGETLLTYRFAFTGEPGAALTDPAVRWRN; from the coding sequence GTGAAACATCCCCCCCTTGCGCTGCTGATCCCCGGCCTGCTGGCGGGGGCTTTCGCGGCAGGTGCCCAGGCCCAGACGGCGACCAGACAGATCCCCGCCGGAACCGAAATCACCAACCAGGCGACCGCCACCTTCGAGCCCCTCACGCCCGGCGGCGTGGCGAGCGCCGAGTCCAACCTCGTTCGCACGGTCGTGCAGGGGGTGTGCGCGGTCAGCGTGTCCCCCGACGGCACCGTGCAGGCCCCCGGCCAGAGCGCGGCCCTGCTCCCCGGCGAGGGCACGACCTTCAGCTACACGGTCGTCAACAGCGGCAACGACCGCTTCACCCTGCCGCTCTCGGTCCGCACCGAGCCCGGCAGCGCCCACGCCCCCGCGATGCGTCTGGTGCTGGACACCAACGGCAACGGGGTGGCCGACGCGGGCGAGGAAGAGGCCGGGTCCCTGACCCTGGCCGCCGGGGACGCGGCCAGGGTGCTGCTCGCCGTGGAGACGGCCGGGAGCGCCGGGGGCGACGCCTTTGTCAACCTGGTGGCGAGCTGCGGCGGGGGGCAGCAGGACGACAACAACGTCAGCCGCGTGCGCGTCGGCCCGCCGCCCGTGCTGGCGGTGGACAAGAGTTTCACGCCCGCGCTGGTCCGGCCCGGCACCGAGACCACCGTGACCGTCACCACCCGCAACGCGGGGGGCAGTGACAGCCGCGAGGTCGTGCTGACCGATCCCCTGGCCGAGCAGATCGCGCAGGGCCTGGTCTATGTCCCCGGCAGCGCGAATGCGAGCGCCGGGGTGCTCGAATACACCGCCGACGGCGTGACCTGGGGGGCCACCGAGCCCGCCGGGGTGCGCGGGGTGCGGGTGCGGGCGGCCAGTCTCGCGGCGGGGGCGGACCTCACCCTCACCTTCCGGATGCGGGCGACCGAGGCCGCCGAGAACCGGGTGATTCCCAACGTCGCCACCGCCGTCACGGGCCGTCAGCAGGCCCAGGGCCGCGCCAGCGCCGACGTGCGCTACCAGCCCGGCGTCGCCCTCGGCCCGGTGGGCGAGCCCGAGGCCCCCGAAAACACCCCGGCCGACCTCCAGACCAAGCCCTTCGCCGTGGTCGGGCAGGAGGTCTGCTTCGACCACACGCTGAAGAATACCGGCGACGTGCGCGACCTGTTCACGGTCACGGTGACCTACCCCCAGGGCGCGGCGACGGCCCGCTTGACCGGCGCGGACGGGGCGCCCCTGGTGCAGCCCCTGCCGCTCGACCCCGGCGGGACCGCGCTGGTGCGGGTGTGCTACGACGCCACCCAGGCGGGCGGGCTGGAGGCCCTGCTCACCGCCTCGGGCACGCGCGGCACGAGCAACACCACCCGCGACGTCGTTCAAGCGGTCGAGGCCGGATTGCCCGAGCTGCTCAAGACCGTCTCGCCCGCCCCCGAGCGGACGGTGGCCCAGGGCGAGGAGCTGACCTACACCCTGCGCGTCCGCAACCCCTACACCCGCCCCCTGACCGGCGTCACGGTGAGCGATCCCCTGCCTGGGCACGTGGACTTCGTGGAAGCGTCGGCGGGCGGCCGCGTGAGCGGCGAGGCGGGCGCCCAGACCGTGAGCTGGTCGGTGGGAACGCTTCAGCCCGGCGAGACGCGCAGCTTCACCGTGCGGGCGCGGGTGAGCACGCGGGCGGTGGACGGCGAGGCGCTGAAAAACGTCTTCAACATGGTTTCGACCGAGTTCCCCACGCCGCTGCCCAGCAACGAGGTCCGCAGCCCGGTCTGGAGCGCGGCGCTGCGCATCACCAAGGTGGTCAGCAGCGCCCAGGCCGCCCCCGGCGACCGCCTGACCTACACCCTGAGGATCCAGAACCTCTCCCCAACCACCGCCATCGTCGACGCCGTGGTGACCGACACCCCGGCCCGTGGGCTGGAGTACCTCGCGGGCACGAGCACGCTGGCGGGTCAGCCCCTGTCCGACCCCACGAACACCAGCGGCGTGCTGCGCTGGAAGATCGGCGTGATTCCGGCGGGCGGCACGGTCCAGGTCACCTACCAGACCCGCGTGACGGCGCAGGCGACAGGTGAACTCATCAACCGGGTGACGGTCGAGGGCAACGGGGCGGGCGGCAACGCACGCGCCATCGCCAGCAACGTGGCGACCGCCGTGACCCGGCTGAACCTCGGCGCTTTCGCGCCGCTGGCCGACCTGCTGGGCACGGTCTTCGTGGACCGCAACCGCAACGGCGTCTTCGACGAGGGGGTCGACACCCCGGTCGAGCGGGCGCGGGTGCTGCTGGCCGGGGGCCGCCTGGTGCTGACCGACGCGGCGGGCCGCTACCACTTCGCGGGGGTGCCGCTGGGGACGCACGCGCTGCGCCTCGACCCCGGCTCGGTGCCCTACCTGCCGCTGAACGTGCCGGGAGACGGCGGCCTGCCGGGCACCCGCACCGTGCATGTCCGGGGCCTGACCGGGGTGGACTTTCCGCTCGCGCCCCTCGGCGGCGAGGTCGCGGCCCTGCGCCGGACCACCCTGACGGTCGGCGGGCTGCGGGTCGAGAAGAGCCTGCAGCGCACCCCCGAAGGGTATGTGGTCACCCTGCGGCTGGTCTCGGCCTCGGACCTCGCGGAGTTCGAGCTGCAAGACGCGCTGCCCCCGGGCGCGGCGCTGAAAGACGGCCGCAATACCCTGTCGGGCACCCTGAAGGCCGGAGAGACGCTCCTGACCTACCGCTTCGCATTCACGGGCGAGCCGGGCGCGGCCCTGACCGACCCCGCCGTCCGCTGGAGGAACTGA